A single region of the Dyella humicola genome encodes:
- the xylB gene encoding xylulokinase → MSLVVGLDVGTQSVKLVAYDPSLRRVVATHGHALELIAGDDGSREQHAEWWIDAIRACFAKLDTSLRARVIAVGVSGQQHGFVPVDAAGKVLAPAKLWCDTSTQIECDEITANAGGVQRSVALAGNTILAGYTASKLPWTRKHRPTVYQQLATIMLPHDYVNFWLTGERWMEYGDASGTGWLDVRTRQWSSSMLAATDQQRDLAACLPPLVEADASFTIAPAIADELGLPRNVRVSAGGGDNMMAAIGTGNVVPGVLSMSLGTSGTLFAYADHPVVSDTAEWAAFCSSTGGWLPLICTMNCTVATESVARAFGFSSRDGDTVMADTAPGADGLVMLPFFNGERTPDMPNARASLHGVDMANLTRGNAYRAAMEGATYALRNGYDAWLKAGLHFDAIRLTGGGSHSAAWRQMVADVFELPVDVPTQAEGAAFGAALQALWAHDHATGGSTELADLTREHVLIEPALSTRPDAKAAAAYRNPYRQFLRHLGAAVSFYANR, encoded by the coding sequence ATGAGCCTTGTTGTTGGACTTGATGTTGGTACCCAGAGCGTCAAGCTTGTCGCTTACGATCCTTCGCTACGTCGCGTCGTCGCCACGCATGGTCACGCGCTGGAATTGATCGCTGGTGACGATGGAAGTCGCGAGCAACACGCCGAGTGGTGGATCGATGCGATCCGCGCCTGTTTCGCAAAACTCGATACGAGCCTGCGCGCGCGCGTGATCGCTGTTGGCGTATCGGGGCAGCAACATGGTTTCGTGCCGGTCGACGCTGCCGGCAAGGTCTTGGCACCCGCCAAGTTGTGGTGCGATACCAGTACCCAGATTGAATGCGACGAGATCACCGCGAACGCTGGCGGCGTCCAGCGGAGTGTGGCATTGGCCGGCAATACCATCCTGGCCGGCTATACCGCATCGAAACTGCCGTGGACACGCAAGCACCGGCCAACGGTCTATCAGCAGCTGGCGACGATCATGCTGCCGCACGACTACGTGAACTTCTGGCTCACCGGCGAACGCTGGATGGAATACGGCGACGCGTCGGGTACCGGTTGGCTGGATGTGCGTACGCGTCAGTGGTCCTCGTCCATGCTGGCGGCGACGGATCAGCAACGTGACCTCGCCGCGTGCCTGCCGCCGCTGGTCGAGGCTGACGCGAGCTTTACCATCGCGCCGGCCATCGCCGATGAACTCGGCTTGCCGCGCAACGTGCGCGTATCCGCCGGCGGCGGCGACAACATGATGGCGGCGATCGGCACCGGCAACGTTGTGCCCGGCGTCTTGAGCATGAGCCTGGGCACGTCCGGCACGCTATTCGCCTACGCCGATCATCCGGTGGTGAGCGACACGGCCGAATGGGCTGCCTTCTGCTCATCCACGGGTGGTTGGTTGCCGCTGATCTGCACGATGAATTGCACCGTCGCCACCGAAAGCGTGGCGCGCGCGTTCGGCTTCAGCAGCCGTGACGGCGACACGGTGATGGCCGATACCGCACCTGGCGCCGACGGCCTGGTGATGCTGCCGTTCTTCAACGGCGAGCGCACGCCGGATATGCCGAACGCACGCGCCAGCCTGCATGGCGTGGATATGGCCAACCTGACGCGCGGCAACGCGTATCGCGCTGCCATGGAAGGCGCGACCTACGCGTTGCGCAACGGCTACGACGCATGGCTGAAGGCCGGCCTGCACTTCGACGCGATCCGCCTGACCGGCGGTGGCAGCCATAGTGCCGCGTGGCGGCAGATGGTCGCCGACGTATTCGAGCTCCCGGTGGATGTACCCACCCAGGCCGAAGGCGCCGCCTTTGGTGCGGCGTTGCAAGCCCTATGGGCCCATGACCACGCGACTGGAGGAAGCACGGAGCTTGCCGACCTCACGCGCGAGCATGTCCTGATCGAGCCCGCGCTTTCGACGCGCCCGGACGCCAAAGCCGCCGCCGCTTACCGAAACCCCTATCGCCAATTCCTGCGCCATCTTGGCGCAGCCGTCTCGTTCTACGCGAATCGTTAA
- a CDS encoding DoxX family membrane protein → MERSARPGHTRFGSPVLSTDDRRKSSAASPGLARVFFALTMIGLGVLGLIYGDVALVWQRIPIEHLPGRQLLAYACAVIELITGMGLLFRGTARITAAVLAVYLLFWLLLKVPAVVVMPQLEATWLGFGEIAVIFAGGWTLHASLADSGRRKGLGCITGKTGIRCARVVFALSLPMIGLSHFFYSEQTVAFVPAWLPFRLAWVYLTGAGSIAASMAILLGVVPRLAATLEATMLSIITLLVWGPGVIATPTDRTQWTALTISFAIAGGAWLVASSYRATARFGVGAYITNPSTG, encoded by the coding sequence ATGGAAAGATCAGCTCGACCGGGCCACACGCGATTCGGATCGCCGGTGCTGAGTACCGACGACCGCCGCAAGAGCTCCGCGGCAAGCCCCGGCCTGGCGCGCGTGTTCTTCGCGCTGACCATGATCGGCCTGGGTGTCCTGGGGCTGATCTATGGCGACGTCGCCCTGGTCTGGCAACGCATCCCGATCGAGCATTTGCCAGGCCGACAGCTGCTTGCCTATGCCTGCGCCGTCATCGAATTGATCACCGGTATGGGTTTGCTCTTTCGAGGCACGGCCAGAATCACTGCCGCCGTATTGGCCGTCTATTTGCTGTTTTGGCTGTTGCTGAAAGTGCCGGCCGTGGTGGTCATGCCGCAGTTGGAGGCTACCTGGCTGGGCTTCGGCGAGATTGCCGTGATCTTCGCTGGCGGATGGACTCTCCACGCATCACTGGCCGATAGCGGCAGGCGGAAGGGCCTCGGCTGCATCACCGGCAAGACGGGCATCCGCTGCGCGAGAGTGGTGTTTGCCCTTTCGCTGCCCATGATCGGGCTCTCCCATTTCTTCTATAGCGAACAGACCGTCGCCTTCGTCCCGGCCTGGCTGCCGTTTCGCCTGGCCTGGGTCTACCTGACCGGTGCCGGAAGCATTGCCGCCAGCATGGCCATCCTTCTCGGCGTCGTTCCGCGCCTGGCCGCCACGCTGGAAGCGACCATGCTGAGCATCATCACGCTGCTCGTCTGGGGTCCGGGGGTGATCGCCACACCGACCGATCGAACCCAGTGGACGGCACTGACCATCTCGTTTGCGATTGCCGGTGGCGCATGGCTGGTCGCAAGCTCGTATCGCGCAACGGCGCGATTTGGGGTCGGTGCTTACATCACGAATCCGTCCACGGGTTAA
- a CDS encoding PHB depolymerase family esterase, giving the protein MIWRYLLPLSMLLMPLTAAAGDPAAGRTGLLSDVTFTQYSTYASSAELARRLVSPLNALRLQQQAEASHVSVSEQPIDLARERFALYVPAHEPPDGYALLVFVPPWSQAEVPPRWIPALDRLGVILVSAAQSGNDANVLDRRDPLALLAAHNVISRYHVDPSRVYVGGFSGGSRVALRLALGYPDLFHGALLEAGSDVIGEQVPVPPRDLLYRFQEATRVVYLTGQRDAFHEDADKQSRRSLQACCVFDVDNEPRPWAGHELADGASLERALKSLAVHRPAEPGKLASCRATMDSLLSQQLDQAQGLIANGATGPARQLLDQIDTRYGGLAAPRSVELAQRLSGVP; this is encoded by the coding sequence ATGATCTGGCGTTATCTGCTTCCGCTGAGCATGTTACTGATGCCGCTGACGGCAGCAGCAGGGGACCCTGCCGCCGGGAGGACGGGCCTGCTGAGCGATGTGACGTTTACGCAGTACTCGACCTACGCGAGTAGCGCGGAACTCGCGCGCCGCCTGGTCAGTCCGTTGAACGCGCTGCGCCTGCAGCAACAGGCCGAAGCATCGCATGTAAGCGTCAGCGAGCAGCCGATCGATCTGGCACGGGAGCGCTTCGCACTTTATGTCCCGGCGCACGAACCTCCCGACGGCTATGCGTTGCTGGTGTTCGTGCCGCCCTGGTCGCAAGCCGAAGTCCCGCCACGCTGGATACCTGCGCTGGATCGACTCGGCGTCATCCTGGTAAGCGCGGCCCAGTCCGGCAACGATGCCAACGTGCTCGACCGGCGCGACCCACTCGCGCTGTTGGCGGCACACAATGTCATATCGCGCTATCACGTCGACCCTTCCAGGGTTTACGTCGGCGGCTTCTCCGGCGGCTCCCGCGTGGCCCTTCGGCTGGCCCTCGGTTATCCCGACCTGTTCCACGGCGCCCTGCTCGAAGCGGGCAGCGATGTCATCGGCGAGCAGGTCCCCGTTCCGCCCCGAGACCTGCTTTACAGGTTCCAGGAAGCGACGCGCGTGGTCTACCTCACCGGCCAGCGCGATGCCTTCCATGAGGATGCCGACAAGCAGAGCCGGCGATCACTGCAGGCGTGCTGCGTATTCGATGTCGACAACGAACCCAGGCCCTGGGCGGGCCACGAGCTGGCCGATGGCGCGTCGCTGGAACGTGCACTGAAGTCGCTCGCCGTGCATCGGCCGGCGGAACCGGGCAAACTCGCCAGCTGCCGTGCCACCATGGACAGCCTGCTCAGCCAACAGCTCGACCAAGCCCAAGGCCTGATCGCCAACGGCGCCACCGGGCCGGCAAGACAACTGCTCGACCAGATCGACACGCGTTACGGGGGACTCGCCGCACCACGCAGCGTCGAACTGGCGCAGCGCCTATCGGGCGTTCCTTGA
- a CDS encoding glycerophosphodiester phosphodiesterase — MLLMAPDGQAKEAPIATKVLVIGHRGASALRPEHTLASYGKAMADGADFIEPDLVMTRDGVPVARHENEIGGTTDVAQHPEFAARKVTKTIDGRAVTGWFTEDFTLDELKTLRARERLPAFRSTAYDGQFQIPTLDEIIDFVATESATSGRVVGIIPEIKHSTYFQKAGLPMEDRVLAILAAHAYTRTAPVEIQSFEVANLRYLRGKLGKTHPNIRLLQLIDDAATHPYDVVAAGGKLSYGDMLTPAGLREIASYAGAIGPNIRAIIPLAADGSLGQPTPLVRNAHAAKLEVHPYTFRPENHFQARNFWQGSDPTTFNEAGSVAEMRAYLDAGIDAFFTDDPALGRRAVDGRQAL; from the coding sequence ATGTTGCTCATGGCCCCTGATGGGCAGGCGAAAGAAGCGCCTATCGCTACGAAGGTTTTGGTGATCGGGCATCGAGGCGCGAGTGCATTGCGGCCGGAACACACGCTGGCTTCCTATGGCAAGGCGATGGCCGATGGCGCCGATTTCATCGAGCCGGACCTGGTGATGACGCGCGACGGCGTGCCGGTGGCGCGCCACGAGAACGAAATCGGCGGCACCACCGACGTCGCGCAGCATCCCGAGTTCGCCGCACGCAAGGTCACCAAGACGATCGACGGCCGCGCGGTCACCGGTTGGTTCACCGAGGACTTCACCCTGGATGAGCTGAAGACGCTACGCGCACGCGAACGCCTGCCTGCGTTTCGCAGCACGGCTTATGACGGCCAGTTCCAGATTCCTACCCTGGACGAAATCATCGACTTCGTTGCCACCGAGTCGGCCACCAGCGGTCGCGTGGTCGGCATCATTCCCGAGATCAAGCACAGTACGTATTTCCAGAAAGCCGGCTTGCCGATGGAAGATCGCGTGCTGGCGATTCTCGCTGCGCACGCCTACACCCGCACCGCGCCGGTGGAAATCCAGTCATTCGAGGTCGCCAACCTGCGCTATCTGCGCGGCAAGCTGGGTAAGACCCATCCGAATATCCGCTTGCTGCAACTGATCGATGACGCGGCGACGCATCCGTACGATGTCGTTGCTGCGGGCGGCAAGCTGAGCTACGGCGACATGCTGACGCCGGCAGGGTTGCGCGAGATCGCCAGCTATGCCGGTGCGATTGGCCCGAACATCCGCGCCATCATTCCGCTCGCCGCCGATGGCAGCCTGGGCCAGCCGACGCCGCTGGTGCGGAACGCGCATGCAGCGAAGCTGGAGGTCCACCCCTATACCTTCCGTCCGGAAAACCACTTCCAGGCCAGGAACTTCTGGCAGGGCAGTGATCCGACGACCTTCAATGAGGCCGGCTCCGTGGCCGAGATGCGCGCTTACCTCGATGCGGGCATCGATGCCTTCTTCACCGATGATCCGGCCTTGGGCCGCCGCGCCGTCGACGGCCGCCAGGCGCTATAA
- a CDS encoding alkaline phosphatase family protein, whose amino-acid sequence MRRIVGILVALGLAVPAAAAPVVLISIDGLRPADVLDAQHRGLKIPNLQAFITQGAFAESVRGVLPTTTYPSHATLMTGVSPGKHGIGGNLTFDPYDKNQRGWDWYATDIKVPTLWDAAHDAGLSTASVHWPVSVGAQVDWNLPQIWRTGTADDRKLLAALATPGLLSSLENQLGAYADGIDESLAADQTRARFAIALLESRKPYFMTTYLTALDHEQHASGPDTPQARAVLEQIDVLVGDLIKASRRVHPDGVIAVVSDHGFAPVQSDVNLYTPFVQAGLITLKNGAIADWQVMPWNDGGSAAIVLRDPANATVHGKVATLLAQLGSDPAFGIDHVIDKADVVKQGGTPQAEWFVLFKPGYEMASKLDAPVLSPAPYRGEHGYDPALPQMRATFLIEGKGIKAGKDLGEIDMRDVAPTIAHVLGVKLPQAEGKSLLP is encoded by the coding sequence ATGCGTCGTATTGTCGGCATCCTAGTGGCACTCGGCTTGGCCGTGCCCGCGGCGGCGGCGCCGGTTGTGCTCATTTCCATCGACGGCCTGCGACCGGCCGACGTACTGGACGCGCAACATCGCGGCCTGAAGATTCCGAACCTGCAGGCCTTCATTACGCAGGGCGCCTTTGCCGAAAGCGTGCGTGGCGTGCTGCCCACGACGACCTACCCAAGCCACGCCACGCTGATGACCGGCGTATCGCCGGGCAAGCATGGCATCGGTGGCAACCTCACCTTCGATCCGTACGACAAGAATCAGCGGGGTTGGGACTGGTACGCCACCGATATCAAGGTGCCTACCCTGTGGGATGCCGCTCACGACGCAGGCCTGAGCACGGCCAGCGTGCACTGGCCGGTGAGCGTGGGTGCGCAGGTGGACTGGAACCTGCCGCAAATATGGCGCACCGGTACGGCCGATGACCGCAAGCTGCTGGCTGCGCTGGCTACGCCAGGTCTGCTGTCATCGCTGGAAAATCAACTCGGTGCCTACGCTGACGGTATCGATGAAAGCCTTGCCGCCGATCAGACGCGTGCGCGCTTCGCCATCGCGCTGCTGGAATCACGCAAGCCTTATTTCATGACCACCTACCTCACGGCGCTGGATCATGAGCAGCACGCGAGCGGGCCAGATACACCGCAAGCGCGCGCGGTACTGGAACAAATCGATGTCCTGGTCGGCGATCTGATCAAGGCATCCCGGCGCGTGCATCCCGACGGCGTGATTGCGGTGGTGTCCGATCACGGCTTTGCGCCCGTGCAGAGCGACGTGAATCTGTACACGCCCTTCGTGCAGGCCGGGCTGATCACGCTAAAGAATGGCGCCATCGCCGACTGGCAGGTCATGCCATGGAACGATGGTGGCAGTGCGGCGATTGTGTTGCGTGATCCCGCCAATGCCACGGTGCACGGAAAGGTTGCCACGCTGCTTGCCCAGCTTGGCAGTGACCCGGCCTTCGGCATCGATCACGTGATCGACAAGGCTGACGTGGTCAAGCAGGGCGGCACGCCGCAGGCCGAGTGGTTTGTGCTGTTCAAGCCGGGCTACGAGATGGCATCGAAGCTCGACGCACCGGTATTGTCGCCAGCCCCCTACCGCGGCGAGCATGGTTACGATCCTGCCCTTCCTCAGATGCGCGCCACCTTCCTGATCGAAGGCAAAGGCATCAAGGCGGGCAAGGATCTCGGGGAGATCGATATGCGCGATGTCGCCCCGACGATTGCCCACGTGCTTGGTGTGAAACTGCCGCAGGCGGAAGGCAAGTCGCTGCTGCCCTAA
- a CDS encoding lysoplasmalogenase, which translates to MSYPSIADKATSFRLTGLAVVLLALGAILGAVQTGPPPTDGWQWLHWICKPLTTVLIVWTAWRIAPPLSARYRRWIAIGMVCSLAGDIFLMLPQDAFVPGLVAFLIAHVCFIRAMLDDARFAARPLALLACLAYAALNLWLLWPSLPAALYAPVVVYVVVLACMAGQAASRAWWHAGDALANPARWAAAGALLFMLSDTLIAWNRFRVALPWAALWILATYYAALWCLARSIQRVSGTGKHA; encoded by the coding sequence ATGTCCTATCCGTCCATCGCCGACAAGGCGACTTCGTTCCGCCTGACTGGTCTTGCCGTGGTGTTGCTGGCGCTCGGAGCCATTCTCGGCGCTGTGCAGACTGGACCACCTCCTACCGACGGCTGGCAATGGCTGCACTGGATCTGCAAGCCGTTGACCACGGTGCTGATCGTGTGGACGGCGTGGCGCATCGCACCGCCGTTGTCGGCGCGCTACCGGCGCTGGATCGCCATCGGCATGGTGTGCTCTTTGGCGGGCGATATTTTCCTCATGCTGCCGCAGGACGCCTTCGTCCCCGGCCTGGTGGCGTTTCTTATCGCGCATGTCTGCTTTATCCGGGCCATGCTGGACGATGCGCGCTTTGCGGCGCGGCCGTTGGCCCTGTTGGCCTGCCTGGCTTATGCGGCGCTCAACCTGTGGCTGCTGTGGCCGTCGCTGCCGGCGGCGCTGTACGCCCCGGTGGTCGTCTATGTGGTGGTGCTGGCTTGCATGGCCGGCCAGGCAGCGTCTCGCGCCTGGTGGCACGCCGGGGATGCGCTGGCCAACCCGGCCCGGTGGGCGGCGGCCGGCGCGCTGCTGTTCATGCTCAGCGATACACTGATCGCCTGGAACCGGTTCCGCGTTGCCCTGCCGTGGGCAGCATTGTGGATACTGGCCACTTACTATGCGGCGCTGTGGTGTCTGGCGCGTTCGATTCAACGGGTGAGCGGGACGGGTAAGCACGCGTGA
- a CDS encoding sterol desaturase family protein, protein MQEIIITWATPVFFALIALELLVAKLRGRVVYHSSDAINSLGLGVISQIVAVFSKLLTLGIYAWCVQRFALFALPANSLWVWISALLLYDLCYYWLHRCGHEVNILWAAHVVHHQSEDYNLSTALRQTGSGVLLGWLFYLPMAVIGYPLEVFVVVALIDLLYQFWVHTELVGRLGWFDRVFCSPSNHRAHHAVNDRYLDRNYGGILIIWDRLFGTFVEEDDTDPPIYGTRSPLRSWNPLWANAEVYWATLKDAWHALRWRDKLLIWLKPPGWRPADVAERFPKPVFDLERERYAPRLSRGLVNYSLVQFALLLGMGVQFLDLAKHLPAVSLIGYAVFLLLSLYALGALTEGHRGGVGLELVRLLATAAIPLLTGGWFGVAHLDIRIVGALVAIPAVSALVLGWLSLGMRGQAGSGKTIPG, encoded by the coding sequence ATGCAGGAAATCATCATTACCTGGGCCACCCCCGTGTTCTTCGCGCTGATCGCGCTGGAGCTGCTGGTGGCTAAGCTGCGTGGGCGCGTGGTCTATCACAGCAGTGATGCCATCAACAGCCTCGGCCTGGGCGTGATCTCGCAGATCGTGGCGGTCTTCAGCAAGCTGCTGACGCTGGGCATCTATGCGTGGTGCGTGCAGCGCTTTGCGCTGTTCGCGTTGCCGGCCAACAGCCTCTGGGTATGGATCAGTGCGCTGCTGCTCTACGACCTTTGTTACTACTGGCTGCATCGGTGCGGCCATGAGGTGAACATCCTCTGGGCCGCACACGTGGTGCATCACCAGAGCGAGGACTACAACCTGAGCACGGCGCTGCGCCAGACCGGCAGCGGGGTCTTGCTGGGTTGGCTGTTCTACCTGCCGATGGCGGTCATTGGTTACCCGCTGGAAGTGTTCGTGGTGGTGGCGCTGATCGACCTGCTGTACCAGTTCTGGGTGCACACCGAACTGGTGGGGCGGCTGGGCTGGTTCGATCGCGTGTTCTGCTCGCCATCCAACCATCGCGCGCATCATGCGGTGAACGATCGCTACCTCGATCGCAACTACGGCGGCATCCTCATCATCTGGGATCGCCTGTTCGGCACCTTTGTCGAAGAAGACGACACCGATCCGCCGATCTATGGCACGCGCTCGCCGCTGCGCAGCTGGAATCCGCTGTGGGCCAACGCCGAGGTGTACTGGGCCACCTTGAAGGACGCCTGGCATGCACTTCGCTGGCGCGACAAGCTGTTGATCTGGCTCAAGCCACCAGGCTGGCGACCGGCCGATGTGGCCGAGCGATTCCCCAAACCAGTGTTCGACCTTGAACGTGAACGCTATGCGCCGCGGCTATCGCGCGGGCTGGTCAACTACAGCCTGGTGCAGTTCGCGCTGCTGCTGGGAATGGGTGTGCAGTTTCTTGATCTGGCCAAGCACTTGCCGGCCGTGTCGCTGATCGGCTACGCCGTATTCCTGCTGCTGAGCCTGTACGCACTGGGGGCGCTGACCGAGGGGCATCGCGGCGGCGTGGGGCTGGAGCTGGTGCGTTTGCTCGCCACGGCGGCCATCCCGTTGTTGACCGGCGGCTGGTTTGGCGTCGCACATCTGGACATCCGCATCGTCGGTGCGCTCGTGGCCATTCCCGCGGTGAGCGCGCTGGTCCTGGGCTGGCTGAGCCTGGGCATGCGCGGGCAGGCAGGCAGCGGCAAGACCATCCCTGGGTGA
- a CDS encoding amino acid permease yields the protein MSFLSKLIRHKPVEMLQAEAGKRGDFRRVLGLWQLTAIGIGGIIGVGVFVLAGQQAAINAGPAVALSFLIAGIASAAAALCYAEFAGMIPVTGSAYTYGYAVLGELAAWLIGWDLLLEYALIVAVVAIGWSGYVQSALTSMGFHLPIWAQGAIGTGEGHVFNLVAALVTLGVSALLIFRTEWGARFNTLVVAIKVAAVALVIGVGAFYVNPANWVPFIPERVIGPDGVGHFGFQGVASAAAVVFFAVFGYDTLTTAAEESKNPQRDLPRAVLLSLGISMTMYLAVSMVLTGIAHYTTLKTDAPVADAFKGLGLHWVALTVSISAVFGLISVLFAFMLGATRIWFALARDGLLPGWFAKVHPRYGTPHRPTIVLGVFTALVAGLLPIEEVAKLVNIGVLSAFIVICSSVILLRIRKPDLHRSFRTPLVPLIPLIGIAFSIWLLSELPAITWKVFLIWVSLGLVVYFTYGIRHSKLEKLSN from the coding sequence ATGAGTTTCTTGAGCAAGTTGATACGCCACAAGCCTGTGGAGATGTTGCAGGCGGAGGCGGGCAAGCGCGGCGACTTCAGGCGCGTGCTGGGTCTTTGGCAACTTACCGCGATCGGCATCGGCGGCATCATCGGCGTAGGCGTGTTTGTACTGGCGGGCCAGCAGGCGGCGATCAACGCCGGTCCGGCGGTGGCCTTGTCGTTCCTTATCGCAGGCATCGCCAGCGCGGCGGCAGCACTGTGTTACGCCGAGTTCGCCGGCATGATTCCGGTCACCGGTAGCGCCTATACCTATGGTTATGCCGTGCTCGGCGAGCTGGCGGCGTGGCTGATCGGCTGGGATCTTCTGCTCGAATACGCGCTGATCGTGGCGGTGGTGGCGATCGGCTGGTCCGGCTATGTGCAATCGGCACTGACCAGCATGGGCTTCCATCTGCCGATCTGGGCGCAAGGCGCCATCGGCACCGGCGAAGGGCACGTGTTCAACCTCGTCGCCGCCCTGGTGACCCTGGGTGTGTCGGCGCTGCTGATCTTCCGCACTGAATGGGGTGCGCGCTTCAACACGCTGGTCGTGGCGATCAAGGTGGCAGCCGTAGCGCTGGTGATCGGCGTCGGCGCGTTCTACGTCAATCCGGCCAATTGGGTGCCCTTCATTCCCGAGCGCGTGATCGGTCCCGATGGCGTGGGTCATTTCGGTTTCCAGGGCGTGGCCTCTGCGGCTGCGGTGGTGTTCTTTGCGGTATTCGGCTACGACACGCTCACCACGGCCGCCGAGGAATCGAAGAATCCCCAGCGTGATTTGCCGCGCGCGGTGCTGCTGTCGCTGGGCATCTCGATGACGATGTACCTGGCGGTGTCGATGGTGCTTACCGGCATTGCCCACTACACGACGCTCAAGACCGACGCGCCGGTGGCCGACGCGTTCAAGGGATTGGGTCTGCACTGGGTGGCGCTGACCGTTTCGATCTCGGCGGTGTTTGGCCTGATCAGCGTGCTGTTCGCCTTCATGCTCGGCGCCACGCGCATCTGGTTCGCACTCGCCCGCGATGGCCTGCTTCCCGGTTGGTTTGCCAAGGTGCATCCGCGCTATGGCACGCCGCACCGGCCAACCATCGTGCTGGGCGTATTCACCGCGCTGGTGGCAGGCTTGCTGCCCATCGAGGAGGTGGCCAAGCTGGTGAACATCGGCGTACTGTCGGCCTTCATCGTGATCTGTTCCTCGGTGATCCTTCTGCGCATACGCAAGCCGGACCTGCACCGAAGCTTCCGCACGCCGCTGGTGCCACTGATTCCGCTGATCGGTATCGCCTTCTCGATCTGGCTGCTGTCGGAGCTGCCGGCGATCACCTGGAAGGTCTTTCTGATCTGGGTGAGCCTGGGCCTGGTGGTCTATTTCACCTATGGCATTCGTCACAGCAAGCTGGAAAAGCTCTCGAACTGA
- a CDS encoding outer membrane protein — protein MNKPLLAAVLAVAAVSPFAAKADESNQLDNFFVAGNLGQSNYRIGGISDKSDVFQNVRFGWRWNGLVGAEIGYAYLGQAKNTVDNATAYAKPRVGQLGVTAKYNFYNNWYVTGHGGYLRSRTTAGLTVGDVSASQRSWNNGWYAGAGVGYDVTRNVSLALNYDNYHVKYGRAGASQAQVNTNVAAYSASVEYRF, from the coding sequence ATGAACAAGCCTCTTCTTGCGGCCGTCTTGGCCGTCGCCGCTGTGTCGCCGTTTGCCGCCAAGGCCGACGAAAGCAACCAGCTCGACAACTTCTTCGTGGCCGGCAACCTGGGCCAGAGCAACTACCGCATCGGTGGTATTTCCGATAAGTCCGACGTGTTCCAGAACGTGCGCTTCGGCTGGCGCTGGAACGGCCTCGTCGGCGCCGAAATCGGCTACGCCTACCTCGGCCAGGCCAAGAACACCGTTGACAACGCCACGGCCTACGCCAAGCCGCGCGTGGGTCAGCTCGGCGTGACCGCCAAGTACAACTTCTACAACAACTGGTACGTCACCGGTCATGGCGGCTACCTGCGCTCGCGCACCACCGCCGGCCTCACCGTAGGCGACGTGTCCGCTTCGCAGCGCAGCTGGAACAACGGCTGGTACGCCGGTGCAGGCGTGGGCTACGACGTGACCAGGAACGTCAGCCTCGCCCTGAACTACGACAACTACCACGTGAAGTACGGCCGCGCTGGCGCCAGCCAGGCGCAGGTCAACACCAACGTAGCTGCCTACTCGGCATCGGTCGAATATCGCTTCTGA